In Candidatus Zixiibacteriota bacterium, the DNA window AATCCCCGATACGCTTCTGGAGAATGAACTGTTCGGCTCCGAGACAGGTGCGTTTACTGGAGCTGTGCGAAAGATGGGTAAGTTTGAGATTGCCCACACCGGCACAGTATTCCTCGATGAAATCGGCGACATGGATTACGCCTTGCAGGCCAAGCTTCTGCGTGTCTTGCAGCAGAAGAATTTTGAGCGGCTCGGTGGCACCAAACCGATTGATGTCGATGTTCGTGTGATTGCCGCCTCAAATATGGACATCCAGCAACTCATCAAGGAGAAGAAGTTCCGCGAGGACCTGTATTACCGGCTTTCTGTTTTTCCACTGACAGTACCACCGCTAAGAGAGCGCATAAACGATGTCAAATTGCTGGCGGAGTTCTTTATCGATAAGTTCTGCAAGGAACTCAAAAAAGGGACCAAGTCAATTTCGCGTGAGACGCTTAGTATCCTCGAGAAATATCATTGGCCGGGCAATGTGCGTGAGCTTGAGAACACTATCGAACGGGCCTGTATTCTTGCTGAAGGGAAAAAACTGACACCGGATCACATGGCTATTCGTATTCGCGGTGACAATGAAATCCAATTGCGCGATGGTGCCGGCCTCAAAGAAATTGGCGCTCACGCCAGGATGGTAGCGGAGAAAGGGACGATCATTCGTATTCTCCGCGAGACGCGCGGCAACAAGCGCAAAGCGGCCAAAGTTCTCCAAATCGACTACACTACGCTGTTCGACAAAATCAAGAAATACGAGATCGAGAAGGCGATGACGGAAGGGTAGGGGGATTTACACGATCGGATTTTATAAGGCTGTCCCATCCGGGGCAGCCTTTTTGTTGATCTCCGGACATATATTGTGCAACCCTGCGTGAAAGCAGTCCTGTCCGGAACCAACTTGTCGCTCAGGCGTAGGAATCATTGATGGCACACCTGTCACAGCATGGCGTAAAGTATCATAGCTCAGGAACCGAACAAAATCGAAGCCGTGTTACTCTTTGGCTGGTTTTGTCTGGTGCTGTCGTTCTCGTTGTCTACTGGCTGACTGCCTATCGTTCGCTGGCATGGTGGGACAACCCCGAGTATGCTCTGGCTGCAGTCAATCTTGGTGTACCCCACGCTCCCGGCTCGCTCCTGCTTACCCTCGTAGGACATATCGCAATTGTTGTTACTCCATTTGCTGACAGCATCGCCACACTCAATCTGCTGGCCGGGCTGATCGGTGCGTCAGTTGTCGCTGTACTAACCTATTGTGCAATCTTCATGTTTCATCTACAGACTAACGACAAGTATGAAGCAACTACTCGCTCAGCCAATCGTCATGTGTTGCTACTGGCAGCCGCGGCAGGAGCTATAATAGTTGGGCTTGGTGAGACGCTTTGGATCTATGCCACTATGTTCACGCCGTATATTCTCACCCCCCTGTTTACGATAATGATTCTGTTGGTTATTCTGCAATGGTGGAAGAACGCGGATCGACCTGACTCGCTTCGTTGGCTGATTCTGTTGGGGTTTTTGATTGGACTTGATTTTTCGGTACACCGCACCAACGCAATTCTGATTCCCGGTATAGCCGTCTGGATTCTTGTCTGTTACCCGCGAAGTTTTCTGCAGTTGCGTACGTATCTTTCATCCGCCTTTGGATTGTTTGTCGGACTGACCCTGCACCCGGTGATTATGTTGATCGCCCGCACCAATCCATATCTCTGTGCTAACCAACCCGACAATTGGGAACGCTTTCTTGAATATGTTACCGTCAAACAAGCCGGCGGTAATTTTCTTATCAATTTCTTTCCGCGCAAGGCGGACTTCGTGTCTGAGCAGGTCGGTGATGTGGTCGTCAGCATTCAAGCATCGTTCATCCCGATCGACAGCAGTTTTGGTTGGCTTGCGCTTATACCGATTGTGATCGCTCTGTTTGGATTCGTCAATCTGATACGGAGAAATCGCAATATAGGGACT includes these proteins:
- a CDS encoding sigma-54 dependent transcriptional regulator — its product is MANILVVDDKDSMRNMLTETLKDEGYRVDSAIDGRRALELVRNKSYDLILTDLRMPEVDGLEVLSSIKEIDAEASVIVMTAYGTIEDAVSAMKEGAYDFVTKPLDTEHLCVLIARALENRRLMAETTLLRQDILGGHEFSDIIGQSEKMIEICSLVNKVAKSDASVLLQGESGTGKELFARAIHSLSHRKDGPYIPINCAAIPDTLLENELFGSETGAFTGAVRKMGKFEIAHTGTVFLDEIGDMDYALQAKLLRVLQQKNFERLGGTKPIDVDVRVIAASNMDIQQLIKEKKFREDLYYRLSVFPLTVPPLRERINDVKLLAEFFIDKFCKELKKGTKSISRETLSILEKYHWPGNVRELENTIERACILAEGKKLTPDHMAIRIRGDNEIQLRDGAGLKEIGAHARMVAEKGTIIRILRETRGNKRKAAKVLQIDYTTLFDKIKKYEIEKAMTEG